CGCGGGATCAACGCACAGCGCCGCCGCGTTACGCCCCGCGTCGTCGGTCGGGTGCAGGTAGAGCAGCGACGCGGCGCCGATCTCCCGGACAGCGGCGGCGGCCTCGGCCGGCGTCGGCACCGTCACCGGTCCGGTCACCTGGGGGGCGACTCCGACGGCGACCGAGACGACGTCGGCGGTGAGCGAGTCGACGTCGGCTCGGCCGGACATCGCGGCGGTGGCTTCGAGGGCGGCGAACGCCTCCGTAGCGTGTCCTTCGGCGAGCATCCAGCCGGCGTACCGGGCGGCGCGGCGGGGGTATCGGCCGGCTCCGCGCAGGGCGTGCCGGCCCGCGTCGCGGCACAGTTCGGAGTCCCCGGCGTCGCCCCGGCATCGGTAGGCCGCCGCGAGCCGCCACCAGGTGCGGGTCCGCAGGCCCTCGTCGGCAATGTCGTCGAGGGCCTGGTTGGCCGTGGTCAAAAGCCGGATGGCGGCGGTGACGTCACCGCCACCCGGATCGGGTGCCCGGATGGCAAGTTCGAGGCGGACGGCACCGATGATCGCCGCGATCCGCGTTGTCGGGCGGGCCGGGCTCGCGGTGATCGCGTCGACCGCCGTACGCAGCGTCGCCATGTCGTCGCGGACCACGGCTTCGAGTAACGCGGCGAGGCCGGCTGGTGCGGTGGCCGTCGCCAGCTCCGCGCGGACGGCGTCGGCGTCGCCTGCCCGTACGGCAACGGCGAGCCGGGCGTGTCCGACCGCTGTAGACAGTTGTCGGTGCCAGGGGTGGTCGGTCGGCAGGGCGGCGACGGCCGCGGCGAACGGTTCCGGGTCGAGGGTCGTGCCGGTACGGATCGCGGTGACGGTACGGCACAGTTCACCGATCGCGGTCACCGTCGCGGGTGGGTCGGGGATCCTGTCGGCGTACCGGCCGAGCGGGTCGGCGATCTCGGTTGTCGGACCGGACAGCGGTCGCGCGTCGTCGGCCAGTCCGCCGAGCGCCGTCACGACGACAGCGGCGGCCGGGTGGGTCGCGGGGATCAGCGTGGCAGCGGCGCGGAGCTGTTTCGCGGCGGTGAGCCGGACTCCGCTGGCCGAGCTGTCGTCGTCGACACCGCTCCAGCCGTCGCGGTCACGGTCGCCCCAGCCGTCGCCGTCGCCGTCGCGTCGGTGACGCGCGCACAGCCCGACGGCGAAGAGCAGCCGATCCAGACCTGACTCGATCGGATCGTCCACCGCTGCCGCCACCGGATCGGCGAAAGTACCGTCGACCGTGCCGGCGGCCGCGCCGACGAACGTGTCCAGATCGCCGGGCGGTACCGCTTCGGGATCGACGTACAGCAGGTCGAGGGCCTGCTCCCAGACGGGCCGGGCGGCATCGTCGGTCAGCGCCGCCAGCCGGGCACGGACGACCTGCCGGGCCGTCGGATCGTCGGCCGTAACCGGGTCGTGGGCCGTACCCGGGTCGTGGGCCGTAACCGGATCGGTCGATGGTTGCCGGCGGGCTGGGACGGTCGGCGGTTGGCCCGCGTCGCCGTGGATCACGGTGACCGGATAGTCGATCGGGTCGACCGTGGTGCCGAGACTGAACGGCATCGCGACGGACGACACGAGGCCTGAGCCGGCCGCCATGCCGGGGAGTCCTGGTAGGCCGTCGCGTCGCAGGCGTTGCAGCTGCGCCATCGCATCCATGATCTTGCTGGTGTCGAACCGGGCGAGGTCCCCGGCCAGCAGAGGCTGAATCGATTCCGCGACGGTGAGCAACGCGCGTGCCGTCGCCGTGACGTCGGCGCTGATCGGGGGTCCGTCGACGACGGCACGAAAGCAACTGATCGCCTCGGCGGCACCGGTCTTCGCCGAATCGGGCAGGCCACCGAAGAAGCAGCCACGTACGGCGGTCGGGCTCATCGACTCGGTCGCGTAGGTCAGATGCAACTGGCCGAGCTGCAGCTGGAACACCATGGTGTGCGTCGGTGGGAGATCACCTGACGCGAGCGCCTCGCCGAGCATCGCCAGCGCGGTGTCCCGGTCCTCCGATCCGGTCCCGTGCAACGCGAACCGGTACGCCAGCAGGTTGCCGAGTTGACCGGCTGACTGTCCACGGGCCGGATCCGCGCCGCCAAGGAGACCGTACGCTTCGCGCCACGCTTCGATCGCGGCCGACAAGTCCGGGAGAGCAGCCGGCAGGCCTGGTCCGGTCCGCATGTACCTGTTGGCGTATTCCTGGCCGAGCCGGGTCAGCGTTGGTAACCGCGCCGGCCCGCGCAGTCCGGGGAGCTCGTCGCGCAGCCTGCTGATGGTCACGTCCATGGCACTATCGCCTTTCGGTCGGTTACTGGCCCCAGTGGAGGAATCCGGCCCACGCCACCACGTGAGCGGGATCGGAGTCCGCGAGCGTGCGGCGCAACGGCGCCGGCATGTGTCGGGGCGGCTCGCGGTCCGCGTCGAGCATCCACATTTGCGCCCGGCGCAACGCGTCCTGGATCTCGCCGAGGTCGGGCGGGTCGAGCAGGCCGGCGTCCTGCGACAACACCGTGAGGACGTCTTCGCGTACGTGTGCGGGCGGGCGTTCGGTCGCGCGCCAGCGTTCCGCCAGGTCCGCCCGTCCGGCGTCGACCAGACGCGTGTACGGATCCCGCAGCTCGGTCGCGGCGAACAGCATCAGCCCGCGTCCCGCGTCGATAGCGCGCAGGGCGTCCGCCAGGGCGTGGTCGACGAGACAGCGACGCGCTGTCGACATCGCTCTCGCCGCCGCGTCCCGGGCGATGGCCCGCGCGGCCGACGGGTCCGGCTGCAGCATCACCTGCCAGACGTACCCGCGCAGCCCTTCGAGCGCGGCGAGCCGGGCCGGCAGGGCCTCACCCCGCCGACTGCGTAGATCAGCGAGCAGCCCGTTGACCAACGACCAGTCCGGGTGAGCTGGGGATCTGGCCAGCACCCGGGCCTGTTCCAAGATGGTGACGGACTCGTCGACGTCGCCGAGTGTGCCGCTGGCCTGCGCCCGATGGCTGAGGGCCATCGCGAGCGAGGCGAGGTGGAAGACGTGCTCCGGATGGTCCTTCGGGGTCAGGCTGACAGCCTCGCGCAGGTCACCGATCGCGGCGCCTATCCGCGCCGGATCCTGCTCCGCGCCGCCACGCAGCGCCAACCCGCCCTTGCCGACCAGCAGCAAGGCGCGATGTGCATCCGG
The sequence above is a segment of the Solwaraspora sp. WMMD406 genome. Coding sequences within it:
- a CDS encoding CHAT domain-containing protein; this encodes MDVTISRLRDELPGLRGPARLPTLTRLGQEYANRYMRTGPGLPAALPDLSAAIEAWREAYGLLGGADPARGQSAGQLGNLLAYRFALHGTGSEDRDTALAMLGEALASGDLPPTHTMVFQLQLGQLHLTYATESMSPTAVRGCFFGGLPDSAKTGAAEAISCFRAVVDGPPISADVTATARALLTVAESIQPLLAGDLARFDTSKIMDAMAQLQRLRRDGLPGLPGMAAGSGLVSSVAMPFSLGTTVDPIDYPVTVIHGDAGQPPTVPARRQPSTDPVTAHDPGTAHDPVTADDPTARQVVRARLAALTDDAARPVWEQALDLLYVDPEAVPPGDLDTFVGAAAGTVDGTFADPVAAAVDDPIESGLDRLLFAVGLCARHRRDGDGDGWGDRDRDGWSGVDDDSSASGVRLTAAKQLRAAATLIPATHPAAAVVVTALGGLADDARPLSGPTTEIADPLGRYADRIPDPPATVTAIGELCRTVTAIRTGTTLDPEPFAAAVAALPTDHPWHRQLSTAVGHARLAVAVRAGDADAVRAELATATAPAGLAALLEAVVRDDMATLRTAVDAITASPARPTTRIAAIIGAVRLELAIRAPDPGGGDVTAAIRLLTTANQALDDIADEGLRTRTWWRLAAAYRCRGDAGDSELCRDAGRHALRGAGRYPRRAARYAGWMLAEGHATEAFAALEATAAMSGRADVDSLTADVVSVAVGVAPQVTGPVTVPTPAEAAAAVREIGAASLLYLHPTDDAGRNAAALCVDPATDRLDVLANVPVTDPLASDDPGWPAIVGRWTAGSLLLASTGGLERIALPAVRTGDNQFLTQGVVVSHVSSGAEAITLAARPASAVDAAPLFVVNPRGDRDADMVEVLTLRRLFYPNSVCLGRALEPADAAGTRGELLARMPGASMVHLACGLRRDGRTELQLADDDVLTATAIRSLARTVGGGLVVLAEPGPDGFHADADVFVDAGFAGVIGWRWPVPAPFAALALFMTHLMLVDHRLPPPAAVAAVHRWMLDPDRSLPQFVTTAQLHTVATIDLTRPSFWAALACRGR